One genomic segment of Rhizobium viscosum includes these proteins:
- a CDS encoding virulence factor family protein → MMKKYLFAAACVSMLAAAPSYAADETTQSFETGLIPSPHIFLPQGEVKGAVFLISDAAGWGDNEKTEADRLVSQGSVVIGVDFPSYMEALNRYDVSLNDGCIYTVSDIESLSQQVQRAAGNSPYHLPIVAGIGEGGALALAIAAQTPDATIGQTFVVDPRAGIPLSKELCTPAKKKVVGDRSVYGLTDGALPDPVIATFTPAADKDGRAHVEDLKKTHEAIEIRDSTDDAQTVFADTLDDLVTASGAFDNPLGLPLAVLDAKPNLDTMAVIYSGDGGWRDIDKEVGGMLQKEGIPVVGIDSLRYFWTERKPQETADDLSRIIEFYRKQWKVKHVLLIGYSFGADIVPATYQLLKPEEKTAVAQISLLSLSHQVDYVISVMGWLGQKTEGAGGDPIKDLKGANPKLVQCIYGKDDDDDVACPAVKDVGGEVIELPGDHHFDENYDLLTKTIIDGLKARLKG, encoded by the coding sequence ATGATGAAAAAGTACCTGTTTGCTGCCGCATGCGTCAGCATGCTCGCGGCCGCGCCGTCTTATGCTGCGGATGAAACCACCCAGAGTTTCGAGACTGGCCTTATCCCTTCGCCGCATATCTTCCTGCCGCAAGGCGAGGTGAAGGGCGCCGTCTTTCTGATTTCCGATGCAGCCGGCTGGGGCGACAATGAAAAGACTGAGGCAGACCGTCTGGTTTCGCAGGGGTCCGTCGTCATTGGCGTCGATTTTCCATCCTATATGGAAGCGTTGAACCGCTATGACGTCAGCCTTAACGACGGTTGTATCTACACGGTTTCCGATATTGAATCGCTTAGCCAGCAGGTGCAGCGCGCCGCCGGCAACAGCCCTTATCACCTGCCGATCGTTGCCGGCATCGGCGAGGGCGGCGCGCTGGCGCTTGCCATTGCCGCACAGACGCCCGACGCAACGATCGGCCAGACATTTGTCGTTGACCCGCGTGCCGGCATTCCGTTGAGCAAAGAACTCTGCACACCGGCCAAGAAGAAAGTGGTCGGCGACCGCAGCGTCTATGGACTCACCGATGGCGCCCTGCCGGATCCTGTTATCGCCACCTTCACGCCTGCCGCCGACAAGGACGGCCGTGCTCATGTGGAGGATCTGAAAAAGACGCATGAGGCGATCGAAATCCGCGACTCCACCGACGATGCGCAGACTGTCTTTGCCGATACGCTCGACGATCTGGTGACGGCTTCAGGTGCCTTCGACAATCCGCTCGGCCTGCCACTAGCGGTTCTCGACGCCAAGCCGAACCTTGATACGATGGCCGTTATTTATTCCGGCGACGGCGGTTGGCGTGACATCGACAAGGAAGTGGGTGGCATGCTGCAGAAGGAAGGCATTCCCGTCGTCGGCATCGATTCGCTGCGCTATTTCTGGACGGAGCGGAAGCCGCAGGAAACGGCCGATGATCTCTCGCGCATCATCGAATTCTACCGCAAGCAATGGAAGGTTAAGCACGTCCTGCTGATCGGTTATTCTTTCGGCGCAGATATCGTGCCAGCCACCTATCAGCTTCTGAAACCCGAGGAGAAGACGGCGGTAGCACAGATTTCGCTTCTGTCTCTGTCGCACCAGGTCGATTACGTCATTTCCGTCATGGGCTGGCTCGGTCAGAAGACCGAAGGGGCCGGCGGCGATCCCATCAAGGATCTTAAGGGCGCCAATCCTAAGCTCGTCCAATGCATCTACGGCAAGGATGACGATGACGATGTGGCCTGCCCCGCCGTCAAGGATGTCGGCGGCGAGGTCATCGAACTGCCTGGCGATCATCACTTTGACGAAAATTACGATCTTCTGACCAAGACGATCATCGATGGCCTGAAGGCACGCCTCAAGGGCTAA